The following coding sequences are from one Capsicum annuum cultivar UCD-10X-F1 chromosome 3, UCD10Xv1.1, whole genome shotgun sequence window:
- the LOC107856529 gene encoding hydrolase 3 — protein sequence MPSNDDVVLKEVEDYFRLYKSGRVERFYDIHGSFYVPPSPQNPLAGVFSKDVTISPHVSVRLYLPENTTTFQKLPVLVYYHGGGLCFESVFFTWIHRYANSLASELNVIVVSVEYRLAPEVDVPTIYEDCWAALQWVALHDDENSLTTSTNNKESWLTNFGDFNKVFLVGDSAGGNLVYHMTMRAGKETLNNNVKITGSIFAYPYFLIRDIEIDEEGLAYKIWVNICPPLEPEIDSPLINPLCEKAPSLLGLGCSRLMLCMGKKDYVIPIEIGRKFVEEVKKSGWNGKLEFVEIDEGHSFQIYKPETEEAKRMMKCYASFIHRQ from the coding sequence ATGCCTTCCAATGACGATGTGGTACTCAAAGAAGTGGAAGACTACTTCCGGCTCTACAAGAGCGGTCGTGTTGAGCGTTTCTATGACATACACGGGTCCTTCTACGTCCCACCATCGCCACAAAACCCGTTAGCTGGTGTCTTCTCCAAAGACGTCACCATCTCACCCCATGTCTCTGTCAGACTCTACCTCCCAGAAAATACCACAACCTTCCAGAAACTCCCCGTCTTAGTGTATTACCACGGTGGCGGACTTTGCTTTGAATCCGTTTTTTTTACTTGGATTCACCGTTATGCTAACTCTTTAGCATCCGAATTAAACGTTATTGTTGTTTCTGTAGAGTACCGCTTAGCCCCAGAGGTTGATGTGCCTACAATTTACGAAGATTGTTGGGCTGCACTTCAATGGGTCGCGTTACACGATGatgaaaactcattaaccacgagCACTAATAACAAAGAATCGTGGTTAACGAATTTTGGTGATTTTAATAAGGTGTTTTTAGTTGGGGACAGTGCTGGAGGCAATTTAGTGTACCACATGACTATGAGGGCGGGAAAAGAAACGTTGAATAATAACGTCAAAATTACTGGATCGATTTTTGCGTACCCATATTTTTTAATCCGAGATATTGAAATTGATGAAGAAGGTTTGGCTTATAAAATTTGGGTCAATATTTGTCCCCCATTAGAGCCTGAAATTGATAGCCCATTGATTAATCCACTTTGTGAAAAGGCTCCATCGTTACTTGGGTTGGGTTGTTCGAGACTTATGCTGTGTATGGGAAAAAAGGATTACGTAATTCCTATAGAAATTGGGCGTAAATTtgttgaagaagtgaagaagagtGGGTGGAATGGAAAATTGGAATTTGTTGAGATTGATGAAGGGCATTCTTTTCAGATTTATAAACCTGAAACCGAGGAAGCTAAACGTATGATGAAGTGTTATGCTTCTTTCATCCATCGCCAGTAA